The proteins below come from a single Panicum hallii strain FIL2 chromosome 7, PHallii_v3.1, whole genome shotgun sequence genomic window:
- the LOC112900605 gene encoding F-box protein At3g07870-like produces MTPHTPPAKRWQLAASVAAAIPEDILVSEVLARLPVRSLLRFRSVCRSWRAAIDGDPRLVRHHLELSRGQAPPSVLDVPCEPRLEDHWGEARSKEMEFRRIRHGAAVDAELMLAAASPANRFTAVIDPVHCDGMVLVPTASGELFVCNPATRELVALPPGSRSVMRGAVAFGFDPSSNTYKAARIFYRGVELVEADDDEGGEGVEEYDVGHEVLTLGADSSWEPTDDPPYYVAPIRPICTRGAFYWTAAVGRADDPRPTELLRFCLRDKTFAVVPNPPCFFQSVGGLGLIGNRDTLTELGGRLCCAHARTATGVDIWLADDDGPRLEWSMAHRIELLRPVAHSVLPLAADGDELLLSVDRRVLYKYSAASKAVEEVLDMQRVPDLYGGRPPLPLRLVHHAVPYVESLVSITRHNY; encoded by the coding sequence ATGACACCACACACGCCGCCGGCGAAACGGTGGCAGTTGGCCGCCTCGGTTGCAGCAGCCATTCCAGAGGACATACTCGTGAGCGAGGTGCTCGCGCGCCTCCCCGTGAGGTCGCTCCTCCGCTTCAGGTCCGTGTGCCGGTCGTGGCGCGCGGCCATCGACGGCGACCCGCGCTTGGTGCGCCACCACCTCGAACTCTCCCGCGGGCAGGCGCCACCGTCCGTGCTCGACGTGCCCTGCGAGCCCCGCCTGGAGGACCACTGGGGCGAGGCCCGCTCCAAGGAGATGGAGTTCCGCCGGATCCGCCACGGCGCCGCCGTGGACGCCGAGCTGATGCTCGCCGCGGCCTCGCCCGCGAACCGCTTCACGGCCGTGATCGACCCCGTGCACTGCGACGGCATGGTCCTCGTCCCCACCGCCTCCGGGGAGCTCTTCGTCTGCAACCCGGCCACCAGGGAGCTCGTCGCGCTGCCGCCAGGCAGCCGCAGCGTGATGAGAGGGGCGGTGGCGTTTGGCTTCGACCCATCTAGCAACACGTACAAGGCGGCCAGGATCTTCTACCGCGGGGTCGAGCTCGTCGAGGCCGACGATGACGAGGGCGGCGAAGGAGTCGAGGAGTACGACGTCGGGCACGAGGTGCTCACGCTCGGCGCCGACTCATCGTGGGAGCCGACCGACGACCCGCCGTACTACGTCGCCCCGATCAGGCCGATCTGCACGCGGGGCGCCTTCTACTGGACCGCCGCTGTCGGCCGCGCGGACGACCCGCGGCCGACGGAGCTGCTGCGGTTCTGCCTCCGCGACAAGACGTTCGCGGTGGTCCCGAACCCTCCCTGCTTCTTCCAGTCGGTGGGGGGCCTGGGCCTCATCGGCAACCGCGACACCCTCACGGAGCTCGGCGGGAGGCTGTGCTGCGCCCACGCCCGCACCGCGACGGGCGTCGACATCTGGCTGGCCGACGACGACGGGCCGCGGCTGGAGTGGTCCATGGCGCACCGGATCGAGCTGCTCCGGCCCGTCGCGCACTCGGTGCTCCCGCTCGCCGCCGACGGGGACGAGCTGCTCCTGTCCGTCGACAGGCGCGTGCTCTACAAGTACAGCGCGGCGAGCAAAGCTGTGGAGGAAGTGCTGGACATGCAGCGGGTACCGGATCTGTACGGAGGAAGGCCTCCGCTCCCTCTCCGTCTCGTGCATCATGCTGTGCCCTACGTGGAGAGCCTTGTGTCGATTACTAGGCATAACTATTAG